The sequence below is a genomic window from Theobroma cacao cultivar B97-61/B2 chromosome 6, Criollo_cocoa_genome_V2, whole genome shotgun sequence.
TCTAATGCCTAATATACTATTGTCTGGTTTCTCATGCCTTGCTAATCCTTTTATTTGCCAAAAAGCAAATAATAGAGGCAAGTAATGGGTTGCAGATAGCTTTTGGTTGAAGGTACACAATGAAATAATTAGGCTTGGAGAATCTAGGCCATTGTTTTGTTGACTTTCACCATTTATCATGTGTTGTCGCTAGGTTTGCTGTTTTGTGGTGGGTATTCAGAACCGTTGGGTAGCACATCGCAATTTTGTGGTGTCCGTTTGGTAGCACGGATGCACGGAAGGTGCGATGAATATGTCTCGATCTCCGCTGCAGTGGACCCCGTAAATCCAAAATACATAGTACCATATATACTCATCGTGAGAACCGTAATTCGAAAAGGTCTTGGTAAAACTTGAACATGTAGAGAAGGCTTTTGAAGCAATTTTTattgacatttttttttaaattttacatcGAAATTATtaccaaagaaaaataaagacttGTCCCCCCTTTTTTAAAGCATGCGtgtaaaaactaaaaagtaGGCAGTATTAAATTGTCAAGTGTATGACTCCGTGCTCCTACAATACAGTCCTTATTTGCAATAAATGTTGCTTTATTAATGGAACTGTTGCGAATAGTCAAGTGTGTGGATATTTCCCATCTCATTATCCTTTTCATCACTGGTCCCAGTATTAAATACTAGATGAGTCCCACAGCAGCTTTGATGGCCTAACTCTTTAGTATCCAACGTATTGCTCTTGTTAAGGTTGCGTTTGATATGTTATTGTGTATGTGATTGTTAATAGAGGAAAGTGATCGATTATAGGAATGTGATTGCTGAGAGGATTATATTGTAGTatttagtttaaaatcattttattaaaaatataatataaatttataaaattatttttatgtataataatataaagttgaataaatttatatttttttaatataaaattttaacttttcaactatttattaaaataatataataacataacaaaaataatctcatattttaatattgattatttaaatattaaaatatataaaattactaaatatttatttttaccttaaacttataaaaattaaaaataataatatttaaaattatcatataaatgataaaaaacattatcgaaagaaaaatctattGATGGATACATAAATTTTTGACGTCATGTATCTACTTATTGATCACattatctatcaatagatactCATGAGATATTCCTATCTATGGATAGATATACTATTTTAAGTGTGCTTGACATTTCCTTTCTCTCATAACTATAGTATCTAAATATCTCTCCCTTTCAAATCTTTTCAACTCCTTAGTAAATTTCTCTTattctaaatgatttaaggtgtttctctctcaatttttggcatcaaaaacataaatttttctcaaaacacTTTCAAATTTCTCTCTCAATTTTTGACATCAAAAACAcaaatttttctcaaaatattttcaaatttcttgaaaatttgagtTAGGAGTTCATAAAACCTTAAAGGTCTCAATCTCTCCCATCTTCGAATTTGATGGTGGAATTTGACCCAAATGTATTGGGGACCTATTACACTTTCCACAGGTAGtgagaagaaggagaagaaggtaggaaggaagaagaataGAACATAAAATAGAAAGGTCGGGGAGGTTAAGTTGGGgagaaatatattttttttttccctttattgAGAGAAAGTAACTTTCCCTCCATGACATTCCTTTCTATCATTGTGATCCAAAAACACTAACCAAACAATGTAAAGACATTCCCTTCGCCTCTTGTCTACCAAATGCTCCCTAAGTGACCTTTagggtttttattttctatcaCATCACTATcatcatatttatattatgttgccacaattttttattagtcTACAATTGGTGTCACTCACAATATTAGTAAATGCATAAGTTATTAAGATGGGCATTAATCTGGAGCCAAAATGGGTTGTAAACtttggtttgaattgatgccCTAAAACACTTTTTACATGTTTGGTTCGAGGGAATAGTTATTTCATTTGTCCATATCTTTCATTCCTCCTTTATTTGTTTAGGAATGGTCATTCTTATAGAAGTCAGAATCACTACTATTCTCAACTCCTCTAAAACGCGTTTTACATGTGTTGGTAGAAGGAATGGTTATTTCATTTGTCCTTATCTTTCATCctcctttattttctttatttgtttgtgGAAGGGCCATTCCAATAGAAGTCCCAATAGCTACTATTATCAACTCCTCTTGATAATAGCTATTTCGCAAGTCATACAATGggttaaaaaatttagaaaaaaatgtcCCTAATCATTTTGTGAAATTATTGTCccatatataataaaacttaatctttttctttctctctcgaCCTAATTCGTCTCTTTTTTAAGAATCTTTCGACCACAATGGTTGACCAATGCCTCCATAGCCAGATCTGATCCCAAGGAACGTAGATCAACACTTTATTATGCCAATCACATCTTCGATGCCTAGTCGGctaagagagaagaaaagaattgaaaaagagataaaaatgaaaaaaaaaagaaatgaaaataaaaaattatattaaagtttaattataaattataaaatgttaatattttaatatttaaaaatagagaaaaaatataatacaaatataaataaataatcgtaataaaattttaattaaaaatcctaaattataatgaaggtttttttttttaattttttttatctcatattcctctattattttaaaatttttttgtcaacCAAATATtggaataaaattaaaacgaCAATTccattatataaacaaaattatataataattatttttatcatatatttttttttacagaaTAGTTATTCCATTTACATTGTATTTCATTTTGCAAACCTAACATGTCCTTTAGATTTATGATGGAGCTGTAATGTGTAAACTTTAGTCactattatataaaaaataaagttgaaataactaagataaaagaaaaaaaatagtaataaaattttcatgtatAACAAAGAAGAGTAAAAATGAAGAACACAATAGTACTAGTTTTTGAATGGACGGgagaaaaaaacataaaagctTGTTCCTATAACTTTTGTATTGATCAAATTAATAACAGATAGTATACATcatcatttgaaaaatataaataggaGACagaactatatatatatatatatataaaacttatATCTATTGAAATTATTGTAGTGAAAAACTTAAAAGGTGTTATCAAGAGTTAGCAAAGAACAGAGAGAATTAAAGCAAACCAATAAGAACAGTAACGAATTTACCATAGCTTGCATTGGTGCAGCtaaaatccataaaaaaagTGCAGGCTAGAGTCCAAAAACTTAGAACGAAAGAGACTAGTCAAGGGGCTTCGAGACCCCATGGTTCGTCCTCTCTCTGGTCAAAGCCCTAGTCAAATTAACCCTGGCAAAATTTTGGGCCCCTTTTCCTGTCCTAGCTGGCAGGTAGAGAAAAGCGAAGGAAAAAGTCTGCCGACGTGGCACTGAGCTTTAAATGTCTTGCCTTAAAAGACGAAATTGACATCTGTGTATCCTAAAAGGACAAAACTGTCCTCTTCGTCCCATAATGTCCAAACCCTTGAGGGGTCTTATTGTAATAATCTCCCCCAAAGCCCCATCTACACCATGTGACCTTGTGTGCTGCCAATTCTATCTGTTCTCCCTTGTCCATCTCTTGCATGGTGGCCTGGGATTTATTTAAGATGCCTAACCAAATGATTAGGGTGCTCTTAGCCATGTTGTTTAGTCTTTTAATGTAGATCTTTCTTGCCTGATCTTGCTGGCTTAGGGGAAAATATCCTGTGCTTCGCGCGTTATCATGATCTTATTTTATCAGTATTGACTATTAAATTTGGACAAGTGCATCAAGTTCCAATGCAATTGTCTGCAAGTTATTCATCACTAGTATTTGATTAAAGTAGAGAAATAAAAGTCAATTTATTCAAAACTGCATTTAAATGGCGTTTAAAAGTCAAATCCGTTGTAAATACTAGTAATAAGTAGAAGCATTTCTTTTTGGCCACAAATGTCTTAGGAATGGGTACAAAGTTGTTCTAAAAGTGTTAATGGAAAGTGTAGGGAAGCACTGTAGAGGTAGTTCAAAAGCGGTGTGATGATTGGTGGCTTAGCCACATGTGTGGTCTTCATGTTGACACTCTCTCTAATGCAGGCAACACTACATCTTTTTCTCTATCCTAAGCTACCTTTCCTAGAAAAAGATCTCTCCCTCTCCCTCTCCCCCTCTCTGTGAAATTTTTTGGGGTTTGTTGATATGTCAGTTTGAATGGATTGGCTTGGCCTTTTCTTATAATGGTACGCTAGAtagctctttctctctcccacCCTTCCTCTCTCACccccattctctctctctctctgtgtcTCATTGTTTTCTTTCCCTCACTTTGTGGGGAGCAGTGGTTTGAATAAGTAGTTTAGATTTCAACTTTCAACtttgaagatttttttgatgattttaagGGGGGGAGTGCAAACCAAAACACAGGCACACGAAAAAGGAGTTGAAAGTTTGAAgtggaggaaaaagaagagataGATGGTGACAACAAAACAGGCAGCTGCTTAACTTGGCCTTGCTTCCCCCATTTTCATTTACATTAGCAAACATAATTCTCCTCTTtgaaatcaccaaaatcatgaaaacaagatgaccattttttttttttggtcttaAAGAGTGATGTTTATTGAGGCACTGATCTTTAGCTTTAGGTAGAACCCATATTAATTCTTGCCTCAATTAGCAAGCTTGTGATATTTGACTACTTTTGTTACCCGACATCAAATCAGGTCTCCAAAAAGAGAGCAAAAGTCGCAAGTATTCAGTTTTGGACCCCCTGGGGCcaagttttcattctttcaaGCTCCTCTTGTAAAAAGGGTTCATCCTGCTCCCTTTTCTTGAGCATTAATCAGATAGCTCCAGCTTCTCCCCAGCTCTCCTTCTCCCTCATCTCTACCTATGTTTTGTTAGGGTGTCGCATGCACTTGGTGATGGCTGATCAAGGTGGTAACAATATTGTAATGAGGGAATACAGGAAAGGAAACTGGACTGTTAATGAAACAATGGTATTGATTGAGGCAAAGAAGATGGATGATGAGaggagaatgaagaaaagtgGGGACAGTGAAGGGAGGAGCAAACCGACAGAGCTAAGATGGAAATGGGTGGAAGATTATTGTTGGAGAAAAGGGTGTTTGAGGAGCCAAAACCAGTGCAATGACAAGTGGGATAATCTCATGAGGGACTACAAGAAAGTGAGAGAGTACCAAAGGAGAACAGCTGAGACAGCAGAAGGGAATAATCATAATAACGAAGGATCTTATTGGGAGATGGAGAAGAatgcaagaaaagaaaagaacttgCCCAGTAACATGTTGCGCCAGATATATGAGCATTTGGAGGAGGTGgtggagaagaaaggaattcAAAGGGTGGTGGCTGCTGGTGAGTCAGGTCCCAATCCCAACATACCTTATGTTATGGATAGACCAATGACTAGTGTGCAACCTTCATTGCCTCCTCTATTGCAACACCAACTTCCTGCTGCTATTCCTCCAGCAATTGCGTTACCTCTACCAGCACTGCCGCCGCTGCCTCCGCCAACAGCTGCTCCTGCACCACTTGTGCAACCATCTCCCCTTCCTTATGCTCAGCCATTGCCCACAGTAGGTactcttctctctcttccttttccttGCTCATATCGCATTTTTTCACTATTTATCATAATATTTCTAACAATTTTGTGAATAATATTCTTTCTTTGCCCATACATCAAGGGTTGCTTTAAATTTGCTCCATGGTAATGTTGAAGGGTTtgtattttctctcttttacgATATTAATGTACTACTTCCCATGCTTTTCGTATGCCATTTTAGAAACTACTACTGTTTCTGATGATGCACTGATTGAATGTGCCTTTTAAGAGTAGTATTCATTTTTGTTGGGAAGGGGTGAGAGTTGGCTGATTTCATCACTAATTATTGATAGTAGTAATCATGTGTCATAAATTTTCAGTTAGTATTGATTGATTTCATTGGTTccatatttttatgttttggaGATGTGTGATAGCTCAGATTCTGATACAAGTGAGTATTCCGACTCACCTGCAAAGAGAAGGAGAAGATCAGGAGGTAATGGGGAAGGCACCAGTGGCACTGCAAGTGCAAACAACTCAAATGAAGTGGGCACTGCGATCTCTAAAAGTGCTTCCATCATAGCAGAAGCCATCCAGGCTAGTGAGGAAAGAGAGGAGAGAAGACATAGAGATCTTGTTAGTTTGCATGAGAGAAGACTCAAGATTGAGGAATCGAGGACAGAGATCAACAAAAACGGCATTGATGGCCTGGTTGCTGCCATTAACAAGCTTGCTAATTCTATCCTCACTCTGGCTTCCCACAATAACCAGTCAGCTCCAAAGTGATTCtcttattgatgaaaaaaaagaaaaactatcCATTAATATCTAAGACAGGGAGAgattaattaatcacattGGTAGTTGTATATAGTAATTGGTAGTCCCATTTGTGATCTAAATTTTATGTTGTACTCACTTTCATTGATCATTCTAATTATGTCTTTAAACTCTTATCTCTTTCATGTCAAGTGTTTAAACACAAACTAGGGTTGGTTGTAATACTACCAAAAGTGAAACATAAGCAGCTTGTTGTGCATTTGGGTTTTTCTTCAAGGACGGTATGGCTTGAATGTGGATTACATTAATTCTCTTGGTGATCAGATGGTAAACTTTATATGTATAGAGTGagaaaatgatatatttttcatccaaatcCTTGATCACATGAGTTAAAGTGGTAGGTCACACCATAAGTGCTTGACATCTAGCTTGTGATACAAACTCTACAACTTTTATTAAGTTGCCGTAATTTGTTACGGACTTGCAGTGTTACACCACCTTTGCAAAAAAATGCACATGGAGATTCCGCAAAAGTATCTAGTGCCACGTAAGGGATATCAACCCCACTCTTTCTTGTTTGCAAAAGAAACCAAGGATCCGTTTCACATTACAGAGTTTGGAGTGTGAATCACACATGCCATGGTGGGGAAGTGGAACAAGGGGAGCTGCTCATCTTATCATTTATGAGGTAGAAATGTGAGAGAAACGTTGCAGCAACTGGGCAGTGACCAGTACTTCTCTGGGACTGGTCAAAGGCGACCAGTCAATGGATCTCTGAACCCTGAGGGATGCCAATGGTTGACAAATTTACCAAAGTGCCATTCTGGAGCTATTATTGGAGGTAGTCTTGTATTCTCTTGAGAAGGCTGGTGGCCTGTGGCAAAAGTTGggcctttctttctttctctttattttccactGAGAATTCAGagtgagagagaaaggaagagaggaTCATTATTGGCTAATTTGGTAGGCTTGGTTGTAATTTTCTGACAAAGGGTTGTGTACTAATAAAGTTGGCCTTTTTCCTTTATAGAGTGTTATGATAGAGAGCCTGGATATAATGGGCATTTTCAGCTTTTGCAACCTTTTTTCTGTGCTATCGTCAGTCAAATTACTATCTTACCACCCCCTCTATTTTGGCCATTTGCAACACTTTTACTGTTTCacattttttgttcttttggtaGAGTGGTACTGCTGCTTTACCTTTCTCTCCCCAGCCCCCACACTGTCACAAAAAGACAACAACCCCTTCTTCCCTCTGTGTTTTGTctccttttcttctctcaGGATGAATATAAAATTGCTCTGCTTGCAATTCTTAAGGGTCTAAACTCCTAAAATCTGCATATtactttcattatttttcttctcttaatACAAGCAAGTAAATTCTCAATACTCAAGTTTTGTTTCTGACTGAAATGTCTAATGTTTTCAGAATTCGAAATTAAAGTAACAGTAAGGATAGTACTATGACATTTACTTGCAGACTTAGCTAACCCCATAAGACCTGATAATAGTTGTTGCACAGTAGACATTTGTTTGtgtaatataaatatatacttgAGAAGTAAAATGCAACTGATTGGCAGGGAGGACCCATTGATGCCCAACATGAATTCGAAATGGAGGACCATGACCTTTCAAAGATGCCTTATtgaacaataaaagaaaaacaactatAACTACTAGAGCCATCTTTGTGTTGAGACTCCAAGTAAAAGGCCAAATCTGCTTGCTTCTTGCTTGTTCCAAAAACGCTTTGTTCTGATCTGACAGAGCATACTAAGAAAAAAGATCGGGGAAAAAAAGGGAATAAGAATCCTCAAGAACATCAACATTTCTAGCCATGGTGCACAGAATATCAGCTTTACCTTTAGAGCATGCTCATATAAAGAATGCTTGCCCTAAGAAAACCTTAGAAGTCTTGTCTTTAGACTCTAGAGattagaaaatttattttcatctgTAAAACTTAGTAGGCAGAAGCAGTGTCATGCACTATTCCCAAGCACCTTGATATGGGATTCAAAGGCTTTTAACATCCAAATGAAGAGCATTGAGAAGCTTTGCTGCTGAATTTGAGAACTCGAGATCAACTATGcatgaaaatcatcaacagctaaaattttgattcttcACTAATTACTCCTAATGAGAAGTTACATAATACAAACCAATTATTCACTAGTTGGAAGTTGTCACAGTTTTCTGTTAAGATTTGTTCTATTGTTGGGGAAACATGTCTGGAAAATTCATGAAAGGTTTGAGTTCAGAACTTGATGTTTCTGCACATTATTAGCAGAATGAGGTCCCATGGCCTGtcttatgtttttatgtttgttGCCTGGTTTATATGGAAATGCACATGTTGGGAGatgttttggttttcaaaTCCTTCATTTTCTTGGGCTAGTGTTGGTGAACCCTGGTTTCTCAGAGTGTGGTGGAGGAGTTCTTATTATTAGGGGCTCAAATGCCCAATGGCTTATGGGCCCTAAAAGTCTTGAATTCTGAAATTGTATTGACAAAGCCCAAGCTTGTTAAGAGTCATTCAACAATGGAGCTTAATCTTGGGCTACGGCAAAGAGCAGGTGggcaaaaacacaaaagatgATGGCTCAGCTGTTGCCACGTGGAATAGTGAcgaaataaaagtaaaagagaCTATAAAAGAATGAAACGCAATTCCAACGAAGAGGAAAAATAGAATAGCGATCGCTTTCGAGTTTGGGTTAAGACATTGtaagagagggagagagagtaTAGTTTGGTTTGAGGGTTGAGGAGGATCCTTCCCTTTGCCTTTACCCTTTTGCTTTTACACCCTCTTTCTTCGTCAACGCCTCCAACAAGCCACAActctcaattttctttttaattaatacatATAATTTTCCTAGATCTGTTTTTGTTCGGAACATAAATCTGATTACAGAGGATCTCATGGCCACCACTGGAAACAAGAACATTAATGCTAAATTGGTCagtttctctctttctctcttgaTCTTAAACCCTGCTGTTGTTCCCTAAGATAGTCCTTTTTTCGAGTGTTTTGTAATTTTGCTTGGGGCCGGGTTTAGATGCTGAATTCTGATCTGGCTCTTGGTGGATGAtgcatgttttttttttttatgtgaatTGTGATAAGGGTTTGGCTTATTTTTGGAGAATATTGTTTCGATTTTGTTGGTTTGTTTTAGAGCCGATCGAGTCATGTGGGTTTTGCTTTGATCCTCAAagttaattttcttgttttattttccttttttctctctctttttagGCAGCTGATTTAGGTTGTTTATAACGTAGAggttttgttaaaattttgactttgtCTTACTTGCGAGTTTATGCTTAGATTCATGCTAATTTCTTTGGGATTTATTGTTGTTCTTATAGTggatattatgttgatatcgTATCAACTACTTTATTGTATTAGGTTCGACTAGTATTCATGTGTTCTAATTAGAGACCTTAAGCTTTGCGGTTGCATCTTTTTGgcgttatatatatattttcatttgcCATGGTGCAGCAAAACATGTCTAGAATTTGATCACTTAATTGTTGTGTTTATATCAGAAAGTTGCGTTGGGCCTTTGGTTTGAACTTTGAACTGGTGTTTTTCTTCCATGTAGCGGTTgttaacatttatttttttattcaggTACTACTTGGGGATGTTGGAGCTGGGAAGTCTAGTCTTGTGTTGCGCTTTGTTAAAGGACAATTCGTCGAATTTCAGGTTGGTGCTGTTATGGATTTTTGTGATTTAGAACATTATTGATTCAAAATCTCACTTAGGAATACATAACTTGACATTTATCTTATAATGATGTAGGAATCAACCATAGGTGCAGCTTTTTTCTCCCAGACGTTGGCTGTGAATGATGCAACTGTAAAGTTTGAGATTTGGGATACAGCTGGTCAAGAGCGATACCATAGCTTGGCACCAATGTACTACAGAGGAGCTGCAGCTGCCATCATTGTGTATGATATAACAAATCAAGTAAGTTCATTATGGCAAACCATTGTCTTCTCTATGTGTTTTGGTCTTGTGAAAACTAAACTGCCTATTGCTCAAAATGTGAAGCTGGGAGATGAAGCATCAAAACTTTGGGAACATGTAATACTTAGTTAAAATTCACTAAACATTACTGTTCTCAAGGCAAGCTTTCTATGAATCTAATTTTATGATGTTTGCAACTGTAAGTTTTACTTAAATCTTGTCTGGTTGATGCCTCAATCAAAACTACTGGAGTATCTTCTCCAGAATCATGTTAGTCATGCTATGATTTCGCTTAGAGGGATCTCAAATATGAAGGTTGTCCGTTAAAGGAAACATAAGATTCTCCTGGACTTAGTGTAAATTTGTTAACATTGGTCCGTCTTCCCTTTCCCCCCTCCCattctttccttttaaatACTTTTGTTCAATTGGTTTCCTCTTCTGTATGTAAAGTTGCTCTTATTgcaagagaaggaaaaaaaaaaaggaaggggCGGGGGTCTGTGAAAAGGATTTATAGTTGAGGCATTTTTAGTGCATAATTCTATACAGTATTAGAACTCGCCAACTCATCGAAGCTGACACTTattattaagattttaaaaactcagggtgaaattttgttttagtttGAAGCTTAAAACAGTAATATtccttttgttgaaatttagtAGAGATGTGGAGTGACATTTAGTATCTAAAAGAATAGTAATAGAGTTCTTATTTTGTAGGCATCATTTGAGAGAGCCAAAAAATGGGTCCAAGAACTTCAAGCACAAGGTAGTATTTTTGCTGATCATAAATGTTTAgtttattgttcttatttttatccttGTGACATGTTTATTTAAGTCTATGAGTAATGGAATTCTAATGTTTGATGTTAACttccttcttttccttttcctgtGAAGGCAACCCGAATATGGTTATGGCCCTTGCTGGGAACAAAGCTGATTTACTAGATGCAAGGAAGGTGGCAGCTGAGGCAAGTTATC
It includes:
- the LOC18596376 gene encoding ras-related protein RABF2b, which gives rise to MATTGNKNINAKLVLLGDVGAGKSSLVLRFVKGQFVEFQESTIGAAFFSQTLAVNDATVKFEIWDTAGQERYHSLAPMYYRGAAAAIIVYDITNQASFERAKKWVQELQAQGNPNMVMALAGNKADLLDARKVAAEEAQTYAQENGLFFMETSAKTASNVNDIFYEIAKRLPRVQPAQNPAGMVLMDRPAERTASASCCS
- the LOC18596375 gene encoding uncharacterized protein LOC18596375 isoform X2 gives rise to the protein MHLVMADQGGNNIVMREYRKGNWTVNETMVLIEAKKMDDERRMKKSGDSEGRSKPTELRWKWVEDYCWRKGCLRSQNQCNDKWDNLMRDYKKVREYQRRTAETAEGNNHNNEGSYWEMEKNARKEKNLPSNMLRQIYEHLEEVVEKKGIQRVVAAGESGPNPNIPYVMDRPMTSVQPSLPPLLQHQLPAAIPPAIALPLPALPPLPPPTAAPAPLVQPSPLPYAQPLPTVDSDTSEYSDSPAKRRRRSGGNGEGTSGTASANNSNEVGTAISKSASIIAEAIQASEEREERRHRDLVSLHERRLKIEESRTEINKNGIDGLVAAINKLANSILTLASHNNQSAPK
- the LOC18596375 gene encoding trihelix transcription factor ASR3 isoform X1, with the protein product MHLVMADQGGNNIVMREYRKGNWTVNETMVLIEAKKMDDERRMKKSGDSEGRSKPTELRWKWVEDYCWRKGCLRSQNQCNDKWDNLMRDYKKVREYQRRTAETAEGNNHNNEGSYWEMEKNARKEKNLPSNMLRQIYEHLEEVVEKKGIQRVVAAGESGPNPNIPYVMDRPMTSVQPSLPPLLQHQLPAAIPPAIALPLPALPPLPPPTAAPAPLVQPSPLPYAQPLPTMCDSSDSDTSEYSDSPAKRRRRSGGNGEGTSGTASANNSNEVGTAISKSASIIAEAIQASEEREERRHRDLVSLHERRLKIEESRTEINKNGIDGLVAAINKLANSILTLASHNNQSAPK